A window of Zingiber officinale cultivar Zhangliang chromosome 5A, Zo_v1.1, whole genome shotgun sequence contains these coding sequences:
- the LOC121980259 gene encoding protein FREE1-like: MQHGSDYGSYYAPQYAAPTYNPNPTPNPAEFPPSNPIQQAYASAPPFSTDFPGYAAAPAASYAPPSSQNPESAPGFMPSDPSYGQPHAQFPPQFSSFPSYNPSRYPAEAPPSPYPHQLPSSVPSYPYDPNHSAAGSYAPPVNPASIVSSPPNPSSSFSSSYPSYNALYQSSASMPEQDFQYENSGRYAASMTSGYGLGRSGFGQDFNEKNIYVGAQDSGLDDGVYRYDGGRSEPYGARGTAPTKSPALFDDYGRSISFPSDGKSQGGSFGKIVRAVPKVDTNQDVKNGVQKFRVKLLPEGGGQSTMDVLCQIGLDGIRMLDPSTNRTLRIYPLETVSRCEVLDSTTFVFWSKSSVDIDPRRIRLQSTSYTTSTILDTLTAATVQLKEMGGSDSLIRAKSTADADKVSDQSAERKKGLVDWMNLIKPANEEKDHWVPDEAVAKCTSCGSDFGAFNRRHHCRNCGDIFCDKCTKGRIALTADENAQQVRVCDRCMAEVTRRLTNAKEVASKPVGQSHEDLARKLQEEMDRNRKSGTKTSDSGGGKRMKEVACPICTVHLQVQVPASGSETIECGVCQHPFLVSAH, encoded by the exons ATGCAGCACGGCAGCGATTATGGCTCCTACTACGCCCCCCAGTACGCGGCCCCTACGTACAACCCTAACCCTACCCCTAATCCCGCCGAATTTCCTCCGTCCAATCCAATCCAACAAGCATACGCCTCGGCGCCCCCGTTCTCCACTGATTTTCCAGGCTACGCCGCCGCTCCTGCCGCCTCCTACGCTCCTCCCTCTTCCCAGAATCCGGAGTCCGCTCCAGGTTTCATGCCTTCGGATCCTTCGTATGGCCAACCTCACGCTCAATTCCCGCCCCAATTTTCCTCCTTCCCTTCATACAATCCCTCGCGCTACCCGGCGGAGGCACCTCCATCTCCCTATCCTCACCAACTTCCCTCTTCCGTTCCATCTTATCCTTATGACCCCAATCATTCGGCCGCTGGGAGTTATGCCCCACCTGTTAACCCTGCCTCCATAGTCAGCTCTCCCCCCAACCCAAGTTCCTCCTTTTCCTCTTCTTACCCTTCTTATAATGCTCTTTATCAAAGCTCTGCTTCTATGCCTGAACAAGATTTTCAGTACGAAAATTCTGGTAGATACGCTGCAAGCATGACCTCTGGGTATGGTCTTGGCCGATCGGGCTTTGGTCAGGATTTCAATGAGAAGAACATATATGTTGGTGCACAAGACAGTGGTCTCGATGATGGTGTGTATCGGTATGATGGTGGGAGGTCTGAGCCTTATGGTGCCCGGGGAACAGCACCCACCAAGTCTCCTGCCCTATTTGACGATTATGGTAGGTCGATAAGCTTCCCGTCTGATGGGAAGAGCCAGGGAGGAAGCTTTGGGAAAATAGTAAGGGCAGTGCCAAAGGTGGATACAAATCAGGATGTGAAAAATGGGGTGCAGAAGTTCCGGGTGAAGTTGCTGCCAGAAGGGGGCGGTCAGAGCACCATGGACGTACTTTGCCAG ATTGGATTGGATGGAATTCGAATGCTTGACCCAAGTACTAACAGAACTTTGAGGATCTACCCGCTGGAGACAGTGAGCAGATGTGAA GTGTTGGATTCAACTACATTTGTCTTTTGGTCCAAGAGCTCAGTTGACATTGATCCCAGGCGAATTCGGCTGCAGTCAACTAGTTACACCACAAGTACTATACTTGACACACTAACAGCAGCTACAGTGCAG CTCAAAGAGATGGGTGGAAGTGACAGCCTAATAAGGGCCAAGTCAACTGCTGATGCTGACAAGGTATCTGATCAATCAGCTGAAAGAAAAAAGGGTTTGGTGGATTGGATGAACTTGATAAAGCCTGCTAATGAAGAGAAAGATCACTGG GTTCCAGATGAAGCTGTTGCCAAGTGTACATCATGTGGATCAGACTTTGGAGCCTTCAACCGGAGG CACCATTGCAGGAACTGTGGTGATATTTTCTGTGATAAGTGTACCAAGGGTAGAATTGCATTAACTGCAGATGAAAATGCTCAACAAGTCCGTGTTTGTGATAGATGCATG GCAGAAGTTACCCGAAGGTTGACCAATGCAAAAGAAGTTGCCAGCAAACCTGTTGGACAAAGCCATGAAGATCTTGCACGTAAACTTCAG GAGGAAATGGACAGAAACCGCAAATCAG GCACAAAGACTAGCGACAGCGGTGGTGGGAAGCGAATGAAAGAAGTAGCATGTCCCATCTGCACAGTCCATCTTCAG GTGCAAGTTCCTGCTTCAGGTTCCGAGACGATCGAATGTGGTGTTTGTCAACACCCTTTCCTAGTTAGTGCTCACTGA